AGCACGGCGAGCGACGGGACGGCCGGGACCTCCTTGGGGGCGTCCGCGTCGTCGTCGAAGGCCGAGCCCTGACCACCGCCGAGCAGCGCCGCCGCGCCACCGGTGACCGCCCGCTGGCGCGGCGCGTCCTGGCTGCCGGCCAGTGCGGCCGGCGAGCGGGGATCGAGACCGCGACCCGAGGTCGAGCCGAGCGGCCGGTCGAGCGAGGCGAGCAGGGCGTCGCGGCCGGCGCGGATCGGGTCGCGGCCCGAGCGGCCCGGCTCGGCGGGGGCGGGCAGCCCGTGGCCACCCCGACTCGGCTCGCCACGCGACGGGCCGGGCAGGGTGTGGCCGCCCCGCTCCGGCGCCGGCTCCTGGCCGAGGATCGGCGTCGGACGCTCGGCGCAGAGATATTGCGCCATGTCGTCGTGCGGCGAGACCGACTGCCGGGTCTTGTCCAGATCCCAGACCGCCTGCGCGGTGGCCTTGCCCGACGGCCAGGTGGCGACGATCCGCCAGGTGCCGTCGTCGCGACGCCACGCGTCCCAGGAGATCTTCTCGGTGTCGATCCCGTGCTGCGCGAGCCGACCGTTGACCACATCGGCCAGCGGCGTGGGCTTCTCGGCGCCCTTGAGCCGGGTGCGCCGCGCGTGCTGGGCGAGCATCGCCCGCTCCTGGAGCACCGGCCCGGCGTAGCGGAGCACCCGGTCGACCGGGACGCCGGCGATGCGGGCGACATCCTCGGCGGACTCGCCGGAGCGGATCCGGGCCTGGATGTCCCGAGGGGACAGCGACGGCACCGGATCGGCGGCGGTCGGTGCCACCGCGAGCGTGGGCGCACCCGGCTCGGCGTGCAGCACCACGGCGACGCGTTCGTCTATGGGCAGGGCGAGCAGCCGCCCGACCTCGTCGGCGAGAACCAGGGCCTGGCCGTCCTCGGAGAGGGCGACGAAGCGTACTGGGCGCATCGCGTTGCCTCCGTCCCGCTTCGCTGGCCGTTTACGCCACGAGCCGGCCACCCGGGGCGTTGCGCACCACGGTACGCCCATCCGGAGCCAGGTGGGAGACGCCACGCCCGGCCGACCCGTCGGATCGGCCGGGCGCGTGGCGTACGGCAGGGTCTTCTAGAGCCGCTCGACGACGTAGTCGATGGACGCGGTCAGTGCCTCCACATCGGCCGGCTCGACGGCCGGGAAGAGCGCGATCCGCAACTGGTTGCGGCCCAGCTTGCGGTACGGCTCGGTGTCCACGATGCCGTTGGCCCGCAGCGCCTTGGCGATCGCGGCGGCGTCCACCCCGTCGGCGAAGTCGACGGTGGCGACCACGTTCGAGCGCAGCGCCGGGTCGGTGACGAACGGGGTGGCGACGGGCGAGCGCTCGGCCCAGCCGTACACGGTGGCGGCGCTCTCGGCCGTCCGCTTGGCCGCCCAGGCCAGGCCGCCCTGGGCGTTCATCCAGTCGGTCTGCTCGGCGGCGAGGAAGATGGTGGCCAGCGCCGGGGTGTTGTACGTCTGCTCCAGCCGCGAGTTGTCGATCGCGGTGACCAGGTCGAGGAAGGCCGGGATGTACCGACCCGACGCCTTGACCTGGGCGGCCCGCTCCAGCGCGGCCGGCGACATCAGGGCCAGCCAGAGCCCGCCGTCGGAGCCGAAGCACTTCTGCGGGGCGAAGTAGTACACGTCGGTCTCGCCGACGTTGATCTCCAGCCCGCCGGCGCCGGAGGTGGCGTCGACCAGCAGCAGCGAGCCGGGGTCGGCGCCGGCCACCCGGCTGATCGGCACCGCCACGCCGGTCGAGGTCTCGTTGTGCGGGGTGGCGTAGACGTCCACTCCGGCCTCGGCGACCAGGGTCGGCGCGCCGCCCGCGTCGGACTTGCGGATCGTCGGCTCGCCGAGGAACGGGGCGTCCCTGACGGACTTGGCGAACTTCGCGCCGAACTCGCCGAAGCTGGCGAACTGGGCCCGGTCGCGGATCAGTCCGAACGCGGCGACCTCCCAGAACGCGGTGGTGCCACCGTTGCCGATGACCACCTCGTAGCCCTCGGGAAGGGAGAAGAACTGGGCGATCCCGGAGCGCAGCCGGGCGACCTGGTCGCGGACGGTCTGCTGCCGGTGGGAGGTGCCCAGGTAGCTGGTCGCCACCTCGGCGAGCGCGGATACCGCCGCCGGACGGACCTTGGACGGCCCGCAGCCGAATCGGCCGTCGGCGGGCTTGATCTCGTCGGGAATCCGGATGGTCGGTGCGTCAGCCACGGTGTTCAAGATCCTTCCGCATGGGTCGGGGCCCGGGTGAGCAGATGGGCGGACCGACGGCGCGTGCGGCTGCACGGTGAAGCCGAGGTCGAAGCCCTTCCGGCGGCGCTGCCGGCCTTCATCCTCGCACCCGTCGCCGCCGGTCCGGGCGCTGGTCCCACCTCGAACCGTGAGGCGTCCGCCACAGCCCGCCGCCACCGCCCGCTGCCATGGCCCGCCGCCACCGTGCGCCGGCCGACCCCGCCGCGCGGAAGCCGTCGGTCCGGGGCCGGGCGTTAGGAAGGGCCCCTTCCTATGCCACGAGGCGTTGGTAAGGGACCCCTCCTTACTCCTATACGTCAGACGTCGTGCGGGACGGCGTCCCAGCCGTCGACCTCGTGCGGCTTGCGCGGGCCGGGGCCGACGTAGCGGGCCGAGGGGCGGACCAGCCGCTGGAGCTTCTTCTGCTCCAGGATGTGGGCGCTCCAACCGCCCATCCGGGCGCAGGTGAACATGGAGGTGAACATGTGCGCCGGCACCTCGGCGAAGTCGAGCACCACGGCGGACCAGAACTCGACGTTGGTGGCGAGCACCCGGTCCGGGCGGCGGGCCTGCAACTCGGCGAGCGCGGCCTTCTCCAGCGCCTCGGCGACCTCGAAGCGCGGGGCACCCAGCTCCTTGGCGGTGCGCCGGAGCACCCGGGCGCGCGGATCCTCGGCCCGGTAGACCCGGTGGCCGAAACCCATCAGCCGCTCGCCCCGGTCGAGCACGCCCTTGACGTAGCTCTCCGCGTCGCCGCTGCGCTCGACCGACTCCAGCATGCTCAGCACCCGCGACGGGGCACCGCCGTGCAGCGGGCCGGAGAGCGCCCCGATGCCCG
This is a stretch of genomic DNA from Micromonospora sp. WMMD1082. It encodes these proteins:
- the sepH gene encoding septation protein SepH; the encoded protein is MRPVRFVALSEDGQALVLADEVGRLLALPIDERVAVVLHAEPGAPTLAVAPTAADPVPSLSPRDIQARIRSGESAEDVARIAGVPVDRVLRYAGPVLQERAMLAQHARRTRLKGAEKPTPLADVVNGRLAQHGIDTEKISWDAWRRDDGTWRIVATWPSGKATAQAVWDLDKTRQSVSPHDDMAQYLCAERPTPILGQEPAPERGGHTLPGPSRGEPSRGGHGLPAPAEPGRSGRDPIRAGRDALLASLDRPLGSTSGRGLDPRSPAALAGSQDAPRQRAVTGGAAALLGGGQGSAFDDDADAPKEVPAVPSLAVLRPRRTNTPAASAAESTEPGAKPRKRLPSWDDVLFGTGPAARESS
- the serC gene encoding phosphoserine transaminase encodes the protein MADAPTIRIPDEIKPADGRFGCGPSKVRPAAVSALAEVATSYLGTSHRQQTVRDQVARLRSGIAQFFSLPEGYEVVIGNGGTTAFWEVAAFGLIRDRAQFASFGEFGAKFAKSVRDAPFLGEPTIRKSDAGGAPTLVAEAGVDVYATPHNETSTGVAVPISRVAGADPGSLLLVDATSGAGGLEINVGETDVYYFAPQKCFGSDGGLWLALMSPAALERAAQVKASGRYIPAFLDLVTAIDNSRLEQTYNTPALATIFLAAEQTDWMNAQGGLAWAAKRTAESAATVYGWAERSPVATPFVTDPALRSNVVATVDFADGVDAAAIAKALRANGIVDTEPYRKLGRNQLRIALFPAVEPADVEALTASIDYVVERL